Proteins encoded together in one Rhipicephalus sanguineus isolate Rsan-2018 chromosome 9, BIME_Rsan_1.4, whole genome shotgun sequence window:
- the LOC119405512 gene encoding ubiquitin-conjugating enzyme E2 Z, whose product MDNQQGASKGVAAMAANDVPPARLLRINREIAEFNADPPPGIFIAPEEHDITKINAIVMGPKGTPLEGGFFHFSVQYIDRYPLEPPKVRFMTTDAGRVQFNEHIDKSGNICLSTLNTFGSTWSPAQSLSSLLLSIQSLLCDVHKFEDEAASECLESILQHETIRVAVCDTVEACLQDNSPFAQTLKDSVLKKFTDLYEMYEGVVISRLHLTGTQMNDPAGFNLGTYQFEKLLARLQELKQKVVEKNEAAATKVDT is encoded by the coding sequence ATGGACAACCAACAGGGAGCATCCAAGGGCGTCGCGGCTATGGCGGCTAATGATGTGCCGCCGGCGCGCCTGCTTCGCATCAATCGAGAGATCGCCGAGTTCAACGCCGACCCGCCACCGGGCATCTTCATCGCACCGGAAGAGCACGACATCACCAAAATCAACGCCATCGTTATGGGCCCTAAGGGTACGCCGCTCGAAGGCGGGTTCTTCCACTTCTCCGTGCAATACATCGACCGATACCCGCTCGAACCGCCAAAGGTGCGCTTCATGACAACAGACGCTGGGCGGGTCCAGTTCAACGAGCACATCGACAAAAGCGGCAACATTTGCCTCAGCACGCTCAACACATTCGGGTCAACGTGGAGCCCAGCCCAGTCGTTGAGCagtctcctcctttccatccaaTCGCTGCTCTGCGATGTGCACAAGTTCGAAGACGAGGCAGCCAGTGAGTGTCTCGAATCCATCTTGCAGCACGAGACCATCAGGGTTGCTGTGTGCGACACGGTGGAGGCTTGCCTCCAAGATAATTCGCCTTTCGCGCAGACTCTGAAAGACAGCGTGCTCAAGAAATTCACAGACTTGTATGAAATGTACGAAGGCGTTGTTATTTCGAGGCTGCACCTTACGGGAACCCAAATGAATGACCCCGCCGGGTTCAATTTAGGCACGTATCAGTTCGAAAAGCTGCTGGCGAGGCTTCAAGAATTGAAACAAAAAGTTGTCGAGAAGAACGAAGCTGCTGCGACGAAGGTTGATACGTAA